The following proteins are encoded in a genomic region of Gavia stellata isolate bGavSte3 unplaced genomic scaffold, bGavSte3.hap2 HAP2_SCAFFOLD_42, whole genome shotgun sequence:
- the LOC132321400 gene encoding olfactory receptor 14A16-like, translating into MSNNSSITQFLLLAFADTRELQLLHFCLFLGIYLAALLGNGLIITAIACDHHLHSPMYFFLLNLSLLDLGSISTTVPKAMANSLWDTRAISFAGCAAQVFFFPFSMVGEYFLLTIMAYDRYIAICKPLHYGTLLGSRACVHMAAAAWGSGLLTSLLHTANTFSLPLCQGNAVDQFFCEIPQILKLSCSDAYLREVGLIVVSIFVDFGCFVFIVLSYVQILRAVLRIPSEQGRHKAFSTCLPHLAVVSLFITTAMFAYLKPPSISSPSLDLVVAVLYSVVPPAVNPLIYSMRNQELKVTLKKLILSVVSQKH; encoded by the coding sequence ATGTCCAACaacagctccatcacccagttcctcctcctggcattcgcagacacgcgggagctgcagctcttgcacttctgcctcttcctgggcatctacctggctgccctcctgggcaatggcctcatcatcaccgccatagcctgcgaccaccacctccacagccccatgtacttcttcctcctcaacctctccctccttgacctgggctccatctccaccactgtccccaaagccatggccaattccctctgggacaccagggccatctcctttgcaggatgtgctgcccaggtctttttctttcccttctcaatGGTAggtgaatattttcttctcaccatcatggcctatgaccgctacattgccatctgcaaacccctgcactacgggaccctcctgggcagcagagcttgtgtccacatggcagcagctgcctggggcagtgggttgctcACTTCTCTGCTGCACActgccaatacattttcactaccactctgccaaggcaatgctgtggaccagttcttctgtgaaatcccacagatcctcaagctctcctgctcagacgcCTACCTCAGGGAGGTTGGGCTTATTGTGGTTAGTATCTTTGTGGactttgggtgttttgttttcattgttctgtcctatgtgcagatcttgagggctgtgctgaggatcccctctgagcagggacggcataaagccttttccacatgcctccctcacctggccgtggtctccctgtttatcACTACTGCCatgtttgcctacctgaagcccccctccatctcctccccatccctggacctggtggtggcagttctgtactcagtggtgcctccagcagtgaaccccctcatctacagcatgaggaaccaggagcttAAGGTCACACTGAAGAAGCTGATTCTGTCAGTAGTCTCTCAGAAGCATTAA